A region from the Kineothrix sp. IPX-CK genome encodes:
- a CDS encoding AraC family transcriptional regulator: protein MEWIERFNSAINYVEEHLKKDIDYDKLARIACCSTYHFQRMFSYMAGVPLSEYIRRRRMSLAAADIQGGNEKIIDIALKYGYDSPTAFNRAFQNIHGIAPSQARTEGISLKAYPPISFKITIKGEAEMNYRIEKKDAFKIIGVSKPLHQDIEENFEIVPQMWQEAAVNGTIPMLASFMNIQPMGILGVSACNELKQWKYYIAAASTLPAPEDFEEYTVPAATWAIFSGEGQFLSIQELEKRIVTEWLPSSGYEYGNAPDIEVYLSPDPENAKYEIWIPVIRKENL from the coding sequence ATGGAATGGATAGAACGATTTAACAGCGCTATAAATTATGTAGAAGAACATTTGAAAAAGGATATCGACTATGACAAGCTTGCAAGGATAGCCTGCTGCTCCACCTATCACTTTCAGAGAATGTTCTCTTATATGGCTGGAGTGCCGCTTTCCGAATATATCCGCAGGAGACGGATGTCCCTCGCCGCAGCGGATATACAGGGCGGGAATGAGAAGATTATTGATATTGCCCTTAAATACGGCTATGATTCGCCCACCGCATTTAACCGTGCATTTCAAAACATTCACGGCATAGCGCCTTCTCAGGCAAGAACAGAGGGAATCAGCCTAAAAGCCTATCCTCCTATCAGCTTCAAAATAACAATTAAAGGAGAAGCGGAAATGAATTACAGAATCGAAAAGAAAGACGCATTTAAAATTATAGGAGTCTCTAAACCGCTCCATCAGGATATTGAAGAAAACTTTGAAATCGTTCCGCAAATGTGGCAGGAAGCTGCCGTAAATGGTACGATACCTATGCTCGCTTCATTCATGAACATACAGCCTATGGGCATATTGGGGGTCAGTGCCTGTAACGAGCTTAAACAGTGGAAATACTATATCGCAGCTGCAAGCACCCTGCCTGCGCCGGAGGACTTTGAGGAATACACGGTCCCTGCTGCAACGTGGGCTATATTCAGCGGAGAAGGACAGTTCTTGTCTATCCAGGAATTAGAAAAAAGAATTGTCACGGAATGGCTTCCCTCCTCGGGATACGAATATGGCAATGCACCGGATATCGAGGTTTATCTCTCTCCCGACCCTGAAAATGCCAAATATGAAATTTGGATACCCGTCATCAGAAAGGAGAATTTATAA
- a CDS encoding YafY family protein — translation MQKACVAEKVVNSIVKRQMNMQINRLFEIIYILLDKKTVTAAELAEHFEVSVRTIFRDIDTLSQAGIPIYTMKGKGGGIRLTENYVLNKSVLTLQEQQMIMQALHGMNAVREEEIRPALSKLSALFGGEQEDWIEIEFSSWNSDDGVSQRFIILKEAIFAHKRVTFIYSGANGTSSRRLAEPLKLVFRASSWYLYAWCMDKADFRFFKLSRMEEPRVLEEYFEKRKKPVAQGNPVSKYNADSPDGSTSNVEKEAAGAKNIYADDMITVTALISDNKAYRILDEMDKKDVEKLEDGSYKVRMLMPENDWLYQHLLTFGADLKILGPERVRDRMIKELENALKQYQI, via the coding sequence ATGCAGAAAGCATGCGTTGCTGAGAAGGTCGTGAACAGTATCGTAAAGAGGCAGATGAATATGCAGATTAACAGATTATTCGAAATTATATACATATTATTGGATAAAAAGACGGTTACGGCGGCAGAGCTTGCGGAGCACTTTGAAGTGTCCGTCCGGACGATATTCAGGGATATAGATACACTTTCCCAGGCAGGAATCCCGATTTATACCATGAAAGGAAAAGGAGGAGGAATCCGGCTTACGGAGAACTACGTGCTGAATAAGTCGGTGCTTACACTGCAGGAGCAGCAAATGATTATGCAGGCCCTTCATGGAATGAATGCGGTGCGGGAAGAGGAGATAAGGCCGGCGCTTTCTAAGTTGTCCGCGCTTTTTGGCGGAGAACAGGAGGATTGGATAGAGATAGAATTTTCTTCGTGGAACTCGGATGATGGGGTGAGCCAGAGATTCATAATACTGAAGGAAGCAATTTTTGCCCATAAGAGGGTGACTTTTATATATAGCGGAGCGAACGGAACGAGCAGCAGGCGTCTCGCGGAGCCCTTGAAGCTCGTCTTCCGTGCCAGCTCGTGGTATCTCTATGCATGGTGCATGGACAAAGCAGACTTCCGGTTTTTTAAATTGAGCCGCATGGAGGAACCGCGGGTATTGGAGGAATATTTTGAGAAGAGGAAAAAGCCGGTTGCTCAAGGCAATCCGGTTTCCAAATACAATGCGGATTCCCCAGATGGTTCGACTTCAAACGTGGAAAAAGAAGCAGCAGGTGCAAAAAATATATATGCGGATGATATGATAACCGTAACAGCTCTTATTTCCGACAATAAGGCATACCGCATACTGGATGAAATGGATAAAAAGGATGTGGAAAAGCTCGAGGACGGCAGTTACAAGGTACGGATGCTCATGCCGGAGAACGATTGGCTGTACCAGCATCTTCTGACCTTCGGAGCAGATTTGAAAATACTTGGCCCGGAAAGGGTAAGAGATAGAATGATAAAAGAGTTAGAAAATGCTTTGAAACAATATCAAATATGA
- a CDS encoding GyrI-like domain-containing protein, translating to MDYQIVTLKEKKVMGLNARTSNVDPAMGEIIGGLWERLFGEGLFDAIPDKTGESSIGLYSDYEEGAAGKYDITVGCEVNSSDNVLKDMVLKVIPEGHYAKFVIIGDMSAVGKSWGDIWAADLKRTFTGDFEEYVSVRENGEYEIHIYIAVE from the coding sequence ATGGATTATCAAATCGTAACATTGAAAGAAAAAAAGGTCATGGGATTGAATGCGCGGACGAGCAACGTCGATCCGGCAATGGGTGAAATCATTGGCGGGCTCTGGGAACGTCTTTTTGGGGAAGGGTTGTTTGATGCAATACCGGACAAAACAGGGGAAAGCTCCATCGGACTTTATTCGGATTATGAGGAAGGTGCGGCCGGGAAATACGACATAACCGTGGGCTGCGAAGTTAACAGTTCGGACAATGTCCTTAAGGATATGGTACTTAAAGTAATTCCTGAAGGACACTATGCGAAGTTCGTAATTATCGGCGATATGTCTGCGGTGGGTAAATCCTGGGGCGATATATGGGCGGCGGACCTGAAGAGGACATTTACCGGTGATTTTGAGGAGTATGTGAGTGTCAGGGAAAATGGAGAATATGAAATTCATATTTATATTGCGGTAGAATAG
- a CDS encoding replication-associated recombination protein A, giving the protein MEQLSLFDNRSVAGPLASRLRPDSLEDFIGQEHLLGEGKLLRQLIDHDQISSMIFWGPPGVGKTTLANIIAKKTRASFINFSAVTSGIKEIKEVMAQAENSRAMGLKTVLFVDEIHRFNKAQQDAFLPFVEKGSITLIGATTENPSFEINSALLSRLKVFVLQGLTVDNLVQLLGNAIHSSSGFGQTQIDISQELLRAIAVFANGDARTALNTLEMAVTNGEVGTGKITVTKEGLEQCISKKSLLYDKNGEEHYNLISALHKSMRNSDPDAAIYWLSRMLEAGEDPLYVARRLIRFASEDVGIADSQALPLAVSVYQACHFIGMPECNVNLAHAVTYLSLAPKSNALYIAYGECRHDALHTIAQPVPLHLCNAPTKLMEDLHYGEGYEYAHDTPEKVARMECLPDSLKGRSYYRPTEQGAEKEAKKKLEAVKKWKEG; this is encoded by the coding sequence ATGGAACAACTTTCTCTTTTCGATAACCGCAGTGTGGCAGGGCCTCTGGCCAGTCGTCTGCGTCCCGATTCTCTGGAAGATTTCATCGGGCAGGAGCATCTTCTTGGCGAAGGCAAATTATTACGCCAGCTCATCGACCACGACCAAATTTCTTCCATGATCTTCTGGGGTCCTCCCGGAGTAGGCAAGACCACCCTCGCCAATATTATAGCAAAAAAGACCCGTGCATCGTTCATTAATTTCAGCGCAGTGACCAGCGGGATCAAAGAGATTAAGGAAGTGATGGCTCAGGCAGAGAACAGCCGGGCTATGGGGCTTAAGACGGTTTTGTTCGTGGATGAGATCCATAGATTCAACAAGGCGCAGCAGGATGCCTTTCTCCCCTTTGTGGAAAAAGGGAGCATCACGCTGATCGGTGCAACTACAGAAAACCCCTCTTTTGAAATCAATTCCGCTTTGCTATCCCGACTGAAGGTATTTGTTTTGCAGGGTCTTACTGTCGACAATCTTGTACAGTTACTGGGAAACGCTATCCATAGCTCTTCCGGCTTCGGACAGACACAAATCGATATTTCACAGGAGCTGTTAAGAGCTATCGCCGTCTTTGCAAACGGAGATGCCAGAACGGCGCTTAACACTCTGGAAATGGCAGTTACCAACGGAGAAGTGGGGACGGGGAAAATCACGGTGACAAAGGAAGGCTTGGAGCAATGTATCAGCAAGAAGTCCTTATTATATGATAAAAACGGCGAGGAGCACTACAATCTCATATCTGCGCTGCACAAGTCTATGAGAAACAGTGACCCCGACGCCGCTATTTATTGGTTGTCGAGAATGCTGGAAGCAGGAGAAGACCCTTTGTACGTGGCCAGGAGGCTCATCCGCTTTGCCAGTGAGGATGTAGGAATCGCGGACAGTCAGGCTTTGCCGCTTGCCGTCTCCGTTTATCAGGCCTGCCATTTTATAGGTATGCCCGAATGCAATGTGAATCTTGCCCACGCCGTCACCTATCTCTCCCTGGCACCTAAGTCCAACGCTCTTTATATTGCCTACGGGGAATGCCGGCACGACGCCCTTCATACGATTGCGCAGCCGGTTCCTCTCCATCTGTGCAATGCACCTACCAAACTCATGGAGGATCTGCACTACGGAGAGGGCTATGAGTATGCACACGATACGCCGGAAAAGGTTGCCCGCATGGAATGTCTGCCGGACTCTTTGAAAGGACGCTCATACTACCGGCCTACCGAGCAAGGTGCTGAGAAGGAGGCTAAGAAAAAATTAGAAGCGGTCAAGAAATGGAAGGAAGGCTAA